In a single window of the Acipenser ruthenus chromosome 20, fAciRut3.2 maternal haplotype, whole genome shotgun sequence genome:
- the LOC117425784 gene encoding zinc finger and BTB domain-containing protein 17-like isoform X2, whose protein sequence is MDFPWHSGKVLEQFDQQRQMGLLCDCTFVVDGVDFKAHKALLAACSLYFRMLFVEQKDVVHLDISNAAGLGQVLEFMYTAKLNLTNQNVDDVLAVAGFLQMQEIVNACTAYKTLTGPLQVTIEPSYTDSSEKMEELTKSSSSPLSVKPEDEAPPPSEENLGGTVQESDVEQPAEGDEPPKAETMEEPTGSTDQPMTGPAVELSAVEESQESATQSGAEPEGSAARAITVTKLATEPEALPEGAQPIAEPKAPAAQPIEESAGVTADLVEEAQGGMEVQGEKTGEDKLGAGFEDDEDDPNYRPDVPLNDPVEQTTYMMSRQKRRKLVTKRAEQAGTDEQVPCACVSELEEGEVRLSKEEGEIEEEDEEEDEDEMEEEEDEEEAEDGQMDHDSGSDGRQLRSGAHNDRSESRAYGSVLHKCEECGKSFTHTGNFKRHIRIHTGEKPFTCRDCSKAFSDPAACKAHEKTHSPLKPYSCEECGKSYRLISLLNLHRKRHTGEARYSCDECGKLFTTSGNLKRHQLVHSGEKPYHCDYCERSFSDPTAKMRHLETHDTDKGHRCQHCDKRFNQIGNLKAHLKIHIADGPLKCKECGKQFTTSGNLKRHLRVHSGEKPYVCMHCQRAFADPGALQRHVRIHTGEKPCRCMVCGKGFTQASSLIAHVRQHTGEKPYVCDRCGKRFVQSSQLANHIRHHDNIRPHRCNVCNKAFVNVGDLSKHIIIHTGEKPYLCDKCGRGFNRVDNLRSHVKTVHQGQAGMKKLVTKSHEDLEEDEVSIVTVTTDEIVTLATEALAASAVAQLTVVPVATAVTADETEALKAEITKAVEKVQEADPNTQILYACDSCGDKFLDASSLAQHVRIHTAQALVMFQADSDFYQQYGGTASWQTTEQVIQTGELLFRARDGDGDGDGEELQTSEGEPVEMECTSQPAE, encoded by the exons ATGGATTTCCCTTGGCACAGTGGAAAGGTCCTGGAGCAGTTTGACCAGCAGAGGCAGATGGGGCTGCTGTGTGACTGCACCTTTGTGGTGGACGGCGTGGACTTCAAAGCACACAAAGCCCTGCTGGCAGCCTGCAGCTTGTATTTCCGCATGCTGTTTGTTGAGCAGAAAGATGTCGTGCACCTGGACATCAGCAACGCGGCAG GTCTTGGACAAGTATTGGAATTCATGTACACTGCGAAGCTCAACCTGACCAATCAGAACGTAGACGATGTGTTAGCAGTCGCTGGCTTCCTCCAGATGCAAGAGATTGTCAACGCCTGCACTGCCTATAAAACCCTGACTGGACCACTGCAGGTCACCATAGAGCCATCTTACACTGACA GTTCTGAGAAGATGGAAGAGTTAACAAAAAGCAGCAGCAGCCCTCTTTCAGTGAAACCGGAGGACGAAGCCCCACCACCGTCAGAGGAGAACCTGGGTGGGACCGTGCAGGAGAGTGATGTAGAACAGCCAGCAGAGGGTGATGAACCTCCCAAAGCAGAGACAATGGAAGAACCCACAGGATCAACAGACCAACCAATGACGGGGCCTGCGGTTGAACTATCCGCAGTCGAAGAATCGCAAGAGTCTGCTACCCAATCGGGAGCAGAGCCTGAGGGATCTGCTGCCCGGGCAATAACAGTCACAAAACTAGCAACTGAGCCAGAGGCATTGCCTGAAGGAGCCCAGCCAATAGCAGAGCCAAAAGCACCCGCAGCGCAGCCAATAGAGGAGTCGGCTGGGGTGACAGCAGACCTGGTAGAAGAGGCTCAGGGTGGGATGGAGGTTCAGGGAGAGAAGACTGGGGAGGACAAGTTGGGCGCTGGCTTTGAAGACGATGAAGACGATCCTAATTACAGACCAG ATGTGCCATTGAACGATCCAGTTGAACAGACGACTTACATGATGAGCCGACAGAAGAGAAGAAAGCTAGTGACCAAGCGGGCTGAGCAGGCGGGTACAGATGAACAAG tcCCTTGTGCTTGTGTCTCAGAACTGGAGGAGGGGGAGGTGAGGCTGTCCAAGGAGgagggggagatagaggaggaagACGAGGAGGAAGATGAGGATGAgatggaggaagaggaggatgaggaggaggcagaggacgGACAGATGGACCATGACAGTGGATCAGATGGCAGGCAGCTGCGCTCGGGCGCCCACAACGACCGCAGTGAGTCTCGGGCGTACGGCTCCGTGTTACACAAGTGCGAG GAGTGTGGGAAGtctttcacacacacagggaacTTCAAGAGGCACATCCgcattcacacgggagagaaaccttTCACCTGCCGAGACTGCAGCAAGGCCTTCTCCGACCCGGCTGCCTGCAAGGCACACGAGAAGACACACAG CCCCCTGAAGCCCTACAGCTGTGAGGAGTGTGGGAAGAGCTACCGTCTGATCAGCCTGCTGAACCTGCACCGCAAGAGGCACACGGGCGAGGCGCGCTACAGCTGCGACGAGTGTGGCAAGCTCTTCACCACCTCGGGCAACCTCAAGAGGCACCAGCTCGTGCACAGCGGAGAGAAGCCCTACCACTGCGACTACTGTGAGCGCTCCTTCTCAGACCCCACCGCCAAGATGAGGCACCTGGAGACACACGACACAGACAAGGGGCACAGGTGCCAGCACTGCGACAAGCGCTTTAACCAG ATCGGTAACCTGAAGGCCCACCTGAAAATCCACATTGCAGACGGGCCCCTCAAGTGTAAGGAGTGTGGGAAGCAGTTCACAACCTCGG GCAACCTGAAGAGACACCTGCGAGTGCACAGTGGGGAGAAGCCCTATGTGTGTATGCACTGCCAGCGCGCCTTCGCTGACCCTGGGGCTCTGCAGCGCCACGTCCGCATTCACACTG gAGAGAAGCCTTGCCGCTGTATGGTCTGTGGAAAGGGCTTCACTCAGGCCAGCTCCCTGATTGCTCATGTTCGCCagcacactggagagaaaccgtacgtCTGTGATCGCTGTGGAAAGAG GTTTGTCCAGTCCAGCCAGCTGGCCAATCACATCCGCCACCACGATAACATCCGGCCTCACAGGTGCAACGTGTGCAACAAGGCCTTTGTGAATGTAGGGGACCTGTCTAAGCACATCATCATACACACAG GTGAGAAGCCGTACCTGTGTGACAAGTGCGGTCGCGGGTTCAACCGCGTGGACAACCTGCGCTCCCACGTCAAGACGGTGCACCAGGGCCAGGCCGGCATGAAGAAGCTGGTCACCAAGTCACACGAAGACCTGGAAGAAGACGAGGTCAGCATCGTCACCGTGACAACAGACGAGATCGTAACCCTGGCGACCGAGGCTCTGGCTGCTAGCGCAGTGGCGCAGCTCACAG TGGTTCCTGTGGCGACGGCAGTGACAGCTGATGAGACAGAGGCACTAAAGGCTGAGATCACCAAGGCAGTGGAGAAGGTGCAGGAAGCAG ACCCGAACACCCAGATCCTGTACGCCTGTGACTCTTGCGGGGACAAGTTCCTGGATGCCAGCAGCCTGGCCCAGCACGTGCGCATCCACACCGCCCAGGCGCTTGTCATGTTCCAGGCCGACTCCGATTTCTACCAGCAGTACGGGGGCACCGCATCCTGGCAGACCACTGAGCAGGTCATTCAGACGGGGGAGCTGCTGTTCCGCGCCAGGGACGGGGATGGGGATGGAGATGGAGAGGAGCTGCAGACCAGCGAGGGGGAGCCTGTCGAGATGGAGTGCACCAGCCAGCctgcagagtga
- the LOC117425784 gene encoding zinc finger and BTB domain-containing protein 17-like isoform X3, giving the protein MDFPWHSGKVLEQFDQQRQMGLLCDCTFVVDGVDFKAHKALLAACSLYFRMLFVEQKDVVHLDISNAAGLGQVLEFMYTAKLNLTNQNVDDVLAVAGFLQMQEIVNACTAYKTLTGPLQVTIEPSYTDIGSEKMEELTKSSSSPLSVKPEDEAPPPSEENLGGTVQESDVEQPAEGDEPPKAETMEEPTGSTDQPMTGPAVELSAVEESQESATQSGAEPEGSAARAITVTKLATEPEALPEGAQPIAEPKAPAAQPIEESAGVTADLVEEAQGGMEVQGEKTGEDKLGAGFEDDEDDPNYRPDVPLNDPVEQTTYMMSRQKRRKLVTKRAEQAGTDEQELEEGEVRLSKEEGEIEEEDEEEDEDEMEEEEDEEEAEDGQMDHDSGSDGRQLRSGAHNDRSESRAYGSVLHKCEECGKSFTHTGNFKRHIRIHTGEKPFTCRDCSKAFSDPAACKAHEKTHSPLKPYSCEECGKSYRLISLLNLHRKRHTGEARYSCDECGKLFTTSGNLKRHQLVHSGEKPYHCDYCERSFSDPTAKMRHLETHDTDKGHRCQHCDKRFNQIGNLKAHLKIHIADGPLKCKECGKQFTTSGNLKRHLRVHSGEKPYVCMHCQRAFADPGALQRHVRIHTGEKPCRCMVCGKGFTQASSLIAHVRQHTGEKPYVCDRCGKRFVQSSQLANHIRHHDNIRPHRCNVCNKAFVNVGDLSKHIIIHTGEKPYLCDKCGRGFNRVDNLRSHVKTVHQGQAGMKKLVTKSHEDLEEDEVSIVTVTTDEIVTLATEALAASAVAQLTVVPVATAVTADETEALKAEITKAVEKVQEADPNTQILYACDSCGDKFLDASSLAQHVRIHTAQALVMFQADSDFYQQYGGTASWQTTEQVIQTGELLFRARDGDGDGDGEELQTSEGEPVEMECTSQPAE; this is encoded by the exons ATGGATTTCCCTTGGCACAGTGGAAAGGTCCTGGAGCAGTTTGACCAGCAGAGGCAGATGGGGCTGCTGTGTGACTGCACCTTTGTGGTGGACGGCGTGGACTTCAAAGCACACAAAGCCCTGCTGGCAGCCTGCAGCTTGTATTTCCGCATGCTGTTTGTTGAGCAGAAAGATGTCGTGCACCTGGACATCAGCAACGCGGCAG GTCTTGGACAAGTATTGGAATTCATGTACACTGCGAAGCTCAACCTGACCAATCAGAACGTAGACGATGTGTTAGCAGTCGCTGGCTTCCTCCAGATGCAAGAGATTGTCAACGCCTGCACTGCCTATAAAACCCTGACTGGACCACTGCAGGTCACCATAGAGCCATCTTACACTGACA TAGGTTCTGAGAAGATGGAAGAGTTAACAAAAAGCAGCAGCAGCCCTCTTTCAGTGAAACCGGAGGACGAAGCCCCACCACCGTCAGAGGAGAACCTGGGTGGGACCGTGCAGGAGAGTGATGTAGAACAGCCAGCAGAGGGTGATGAACCTCCCAAAGCAGAGACAATGGAAGAACCCACAGGATCAACAGACCAACCAATGACGGGGCCTGCGGTTGAACTATCCGCAGTCGAAGAATCGCAAGAGTCTGCTACCCAATCGGGAGCAGAGCCTGAGGGATCTGCTGCCCGGGCAATAACAGTCACAAAACTAGCAACTGAGCCAGAGGCATTGCCTGAAGGAGCCCAGCCAATAGCAGAGCCAAAAGCACCCGCAGCGCAGCCAATAGAGGAGTCGGCTGGGGTGACAGCAGACCTGGTAGAAGAGGCTCAGGGTGGGATGGAGGTTCAGGGAGAGAAGACTGGGGAGGACAAGTTGGGCGCTGGCTTTGAAGACGATGAAGACGATCCTAATTACAGACCAG ATGTGCCATTGAACGATCCAGTTGAACAGACGACTTACATGATGAGCCGACAGAAGAGAAGAAAGCTAGTGACCAAGCGGGCTGAGCAGGCGGGTACAGATGAACAAG AACTGGAGGAGGGGGAGGTGAGGCTGTCCAAGGAGgagggggagatagaggaggaagACGAGGAGGAAGATGAGGATGAgatggaggaagaggaggatgaggaggaggcagaggacgGACAGATGGACCATGACAGTGGATCAGATGGCAGGCAGCTGCGCTCGGGCGCCCACAACGACCGCAGTGAGTCTCGGGCGTACGGCTCCGTGTTACACAAGTGCGAG GAGTGTGGGAAGtctttcacacacacagggaacTTCAAGAGGCACATCCgcattcacacgggagagaaaccttTCACCTGCCGAGACTGCAGCAAGGCCTTCTCCGACCCGGCTGCCTGCAAGGCACACGAGAAGACACACAG CCCCCTGAAGCCCTACAGCTGTGAGGAGTGTGGGAAGAGCTACCGTCTGATCAGCCTGCTGAACCTGCACCGCAAGAGGCACACGGGCGAGGCGCGCTACAGCTGCGACGAGTGTGGCAAGCTCTTCACCACCTCGGGCAACCTCAAGAGGCACCAGCTCGTGCACAGCGGAGAGAAGCCCTACCACTGCGACTACTGTGAGCGCTCCTTCTCAGACCCCACCGCCAAGATGAGGCACCTGGAGACACACGACACAGACAAGGGGCACAGGTGCCAGCACTGCGACAAGCGCTTTAACCAG ATCGGTAACCTGAAGGCCCACCTGAAAATCCACATTGCAGACGGGCCCCTCAAGTGTAAGGAGTGTGGGAAGCAGTTCACAACCTCGG GCAACCTGAAGAGACACCTGCGAGTGCACAGTGGGGAGAAGCCCTATGTGTGTATGCACTGCCAGCGCGCCTTCGCTGACCCTGGGGCTCTGCAGCGCCACGTCCGCATTCACACTG gAGAGAAGCCTTGCCGCTGTATGGTCTGTGGAAAGGGCTTCACTCAGGCCAGCTCCCTGATTGCTCATGTTCGCCagcacactggagagaaaccgtacgtCTGTGATCGCTGTGGAAAGAG GTTTGTCCAGTCCAGCCAGCTGGCCAATCACATCCGCCACCACGATAACATCCGGCCTCACAGGTGCAACGTGTGCAACAAGGCCTTTGTGAATGTAGGGGACCTGTCTAAGCACATCATCATACACACAG GTGAGAAGCCGTACCTGTGTGACAAGTGCGGTCGCGGGTTCAACCGCGTGGACAACCTGCGCTCCCACGTCAAGACGGTGCACCAGGGCCAGGCCGGCATGAAGAAGCTGGTCACCAAGTCACACGAAGACCTGGAAGAAGACGAGGTCAGCATCGTCACCGTGACAACAGACGAGATCGTAACCCTGGCGACCGAGGCTCTGGCTGCTAGCGCAGTGGCGCAGCTCACAG TGGTTCCTGTGGCGACGGCAGTGACAGCTGATGAGACAGAGGCACTAAAGGCTGAGATCACCAAGGCAGTGGAGAAGGTGCAGGAAGCAG ACCCGAACACCCAGATCCTGTACGCCTGTGACTCTTGCGGGGACAAGTTCCTGGATGCCAGCAGCCTGGCCCAGCACGTGCGCATCCACACCGCCCAGGCGCTTGTCATGTTCCAGGCCGACTCCGATTTCTACCAGCAGTACGGGGGCACCGCATCCTGGCAGACCACTGAGCAGGTCATTCAGACGGGGGAGCTGCTGTTCCGCGCCAGGGACGGGGATGGGGATGGAGATGGAGAGGAGCTGCAGACCAGCGAGGGGGAGCCTGTCGAGATGGAGTGCACCAGCCAGCctgcagagtga
- the LOC117425784 gene encoding zinc finger and BTB domain-containing protein 17-like isoform X1 — protein sequence MDFPWHSGKVLEQFDQQRQMGLLCDCTFVVDGVDFKAHKALLAACSLYFRMLFVEQKDVVHLDISNAAGLGQVLEFMYTAKLNLTNQNVDDVLAVAGFLQMQEIVNACTAYKTLTGPLQVTIEPSYTDIGSEKMEELTKSSSSPLSVKPEDEAPPPSEENLGGTVQESDVEQPAEGDEPPKAETMEEPTGSTDQPMTGPAVELSAVEESQESATQSGAEPEGSAARAITVTKLATEPEALPEGAQPIAEPKAPAAQPIEESAGVTADLVEEAQGGMEVQGEKTGEDKLGAGFEDDEDDPNYRPDVPLNDPVEQTTYMMSRQKRRKLVTKRAEQAGTDEQVPCACVSELEEGEVRLSKEEGEIEEEDEEEDEDEMEEEEDEEEAEDGQMDHDSGSDGRQLRSGAHNDRSESRAYGSVLHKCEECGKSFTHTGNFKRHIRIHTGEKPFTCRDCSKAFSDPAACKAHEKTHSPLKPYSCEECGKSYRLISLLNLHRKRHTGEARYSCDECGKLFTTSGNLKRHQLVHSGEKPYHCDYCERSFSDPTAKMRHLETHDTDKGHRCQHCDKRFNQIGNLKAHLKIHIADGPLKCKECGKQFTTSGNLKRHLRVHSGEKPYVCMHCQRAFADPGALQRHVRIHTGEKPCRCMVCGKGFTQASSLIAHVRQHTGEKPYVCDRCGKRFVQSSQLANHIRHHDNIRPHRCNVCNKAFVNVGDLSKHIIIHTGEKPYLCDKCGRGFNRVDNLRSHVKTVHQGQAGMKKLVTKSHEDLEEDEVSIVTVTTDEIVTLATEALAASAVAQLTVVPVATAVTADETEALKAEITKAVEKVQEADPNTQILYACDSCGDKFLDASSLAQHVRIHTAQALVMFQADSDFYQQYGGTASWQTTEQVIQTGELLFRARDGDGDGDGEELQTSEGEPVEMECTSQPAE from the exons ATGGATTTCCCTTGGCACAGTGGAAAGGTCCTGGAGCAGTTTGACCAGCAGAGGCAGATGGGGCTGCTGTGTGACTGCACCTTTGTGGTGGACGGCGTGGACTTCAAAGCACACAAAGCCCTGCTGGCAGCCTGCAGCTTGTATTTCCGCATGCTGTTTGTTGAGCAGAAAGATGTCGTGCACCTGGACATCAGCAACGCGGCAG GTCTTGGACAAGTATTGGAATTCATGTACACTGCGAAGCTCAACCTGACCAATCAGAACGTAGACGATGTGTTAGCAGTCGCTGGCTTCCTCCAGATGCAAGAGATTGTCAACGCCTGCACTGCCTATAAAACCCTGACTGGACCACTGCAGGTCACCATAGAGCCATCTTACACTGACA TAGGTTCTGAGAAGATGGAAGAGTTAACAAAAAGCAGCAGCAGCCCTCTTTCAGTGAAACCGGAGGACGAAGCCCCACCACCGTCAGAGGAGAACCTGGGTGGGACCGTGCAGGAGAGTGATGTAGAACAGCCAGCAGAGGGTGATGAACCTCCCAAAGCAGAGACAATGGAAGAACCCACAGGATCAACAGACCAACCAATGACGGGGCCTGCGGTTGAACTATCCGCAGTCGAAGAATCGCAAGAGTCTGCTACCCAATCGGGAGCAGAGCCTGAGGGATCTGCTGCCCGGGCAATAACAGTCACAAAACTAGCAACTGAGCCAGAGGCATTGCCTGAAGGAGCCCAGCCAATAGCAGAGCCAAAAGCACCCGCAGCGCAGCCAATAGAGGAGTCGGCTGGGGTGACAGCAGACCTGGTAGAAGAGGCTCAGGGTGGGATGGAGGTTCAGGGAGAGAAGACTGGGGAGGACAAGTTGGGCGCTGGCTTTGAAGACGATGAAGACGATCCTAATTACAGACCAG ATGTGCCATTGAACGATCCAGTTGAACAGACGACTTACATGATGAGCCGACAGAAGAGAAGAAAGCTAGTGACCAAGCGGGCTGAGCAGGCGGGTACAGATGAACAAG tcCCTTGTGCTTGTGTCTCAGAACTGGAGGAGGGGGAGGTGAGGCTGTCCAAGGAGgagggggagatagaggaggaagACGAGGAGGAAGATGAGGATGAgatggaggaagaggaggatgaggaggaggcagaggacgGACAGATGGACCATGACAGTGGATCAGATGGCAGGCAGCTGCGCTCGGGCGCCCACAACGACCGCAGTGAGTCTCGGGCGTACGGCTCCGTGTTACACAAGTGCGAG GAGTGTGGGAAGtctttcacacacacagggaacTTCAAGAGGCACATCCgcattcacacgggagagaaaccttTCACCTGCCGAGACTGCAGCAAGGCCTTCTCCGACCCGGCTGCCTGCAAGGCACACGAGAAGACACACAG CCCCCTGAAGCCCTACAGCTGTGAGGAGTGTGGGAAGAGCTACCGTCTGATCAGCCTGCTGAACCTGCACCGCAAGAGGCACACGGGCGAGGCGCGCTACAGCTGCGACGAGTGTGGCAAGCTCTTCACCACCTCGGGCAACCTCAAGAGGCACCAGCTCGTGCACAGCGGAGAGAAGCCCTACCACTGCGACTACTGTGAGCGCTCCTTCTCAGACCCCACCGCCAAGATGAGGCACCTGGAGACACACGACACAGACAAGGGGCACAGGTGCCAGCACTGCGACAAGCGCTTTAACCAG ATCGGTAACCTGAAGGCCCACCTGAAAATCCACATTGCAGACGGGCCCCTCAAGTGTAAGGAGTGTGGGAAGCAGTTCACAACCTCGG GCAACCTGAAGAGACACCTGCGAGTGCACAGTGGGGAGAAGCCCTATGTGTGTATGCACTGCCAGCGCGCCTTCGCTGACCCTGGGGCTCTGCAGCGCCACGTCCGCATTCACACTG gAGAGAAGCCTTGCCGCTGTATGGTCTGTGGAAAGGGCTTCACTCAGGCCAGCTCCCTGATTGCTCATGTTCGCCagcacactggagagaaaccgtacgtCTGTGATCGCTGTGGAAAGAG GTTTGTCCAGTCCAGCCAGCTGGCCAATCACATCCGCCACCACGATAACATCCGGCCTCACAGGTGCAACGTGTGCAACAAGGCCTTTGTGAATGTAGGGGACCTGTCTAAGCACATCATCATACACACAG GTGAGAAGCCGTACCTGTGTGACAAGTGCGGTCGCGGGTTCAACCGCGTGGACAACCTGCGCTCCCACGTCAAGACGGTGCACCAGGGCCAGGCCGGCATGAAGAAGCTGGTCACCAAGTCACACGAAGACCTGGAAGAAGACGAGGTCAGCATCGTCACCGTGACAACAGACGAGATCGTAACCCTGGCGACCGAGGCTCTGGCTGCTAGCGCAGTGGCGCAGCTCACAG TGGTTCCTGTGGCGACGGCAGTGACAGCTGATGAGACAGAGGCACTAAAGGCTGAGATCACCAAGGCAGTGGAGAAGGTGCAGGAAGCAG ACCCGAACACCCAGATCCTGTACGCCTGTGACTCTTGCGGGGACAAGTTCCTGGATGCCAGCAGCCTGGCCCAGCACGTGCGCATCCACACCGCCCAGGCGCTTGTCATGTTCCAGGCCGACTCCGATTTCTACCAGCAGTACGGGGGCACCGCATCCTGGCAGACCACTGAGCAGGTCATTCAGACGGGGGAGCTGCTGTTCCGCGCCAGGGACGGGGATGGGGATGGAGATGGAGAGGAGCTGCAGACCAGCGAGGGGGAGCCTGTCGAGATGGAGTGCACCAGCCAGCctgcagagtga